One Deinococcus sp. LM3 genomic region harbors:
- a CDS encoding GNAT family N-acetyltransferase: MTPTHAPLSFTTGNVQAASAVLQATATQLQARGHTLWPPDRLTPQHLQRHDPPGGWHVAWTGAAATREAVGCFCLLTSDPPFWPDDPPGEALYLHKLAVHPSAQGQGLAHTLLREAARVTALAGRPWLKLDTDAARPALHHLYDSFGFERCGQREVFGLTVILYRLPVPAAGGGLP; this comes from the coding sequence ATGACGCCCACCCACGCCCCCCTGTCCTTCACCACCGGGAACGTGCAGGCCGCCAGTGCCGTGCTCCAGGCCACCGCCACGCAGTTGCAGGCGCGCGGGCACACGCTCTGGCCGCCCGACAGGCTCACGCCGCAGCACCTGCAACGGCACGACCCGCCCGGCGGATGGCACGTCGCCTGGACCGGCGCAGCGGCGACCCGCGAGGCCGTCGGGTGCTTCTGCCTGCTGACCAGCGACCCGCCCTTCTGGCCGGACGATCCGCCGGGCGAGGCGCTGTACCTGCACAAACTGGCCGTGCATCCGTCTGCGCAGGGGCAGGGGCTGGCGCACACGCTGCTGCGCGAGGCGGCGCGCGTGACCGCCCTGGCCGGGCGTCCCTGGCTGAAACTGGATACCGACGCTGCGCGGCCCGCCCTGCACCACCTGTACGACTCGTTCGGGTTTGAACGCTGCGGGCAGCGCGAGGTGTTCGGCCTGACCGTCATCCTGTACCGCCTGCCTGTCCCCGCAGCGGGCGGCGGCCTCCCGTGA
- a CDS encoding cytochrome c-type biogenesis protein, protein MTTSPLSPVRGVLVALLCLLTLLTGRGAAQQTGAQQTGAQQTGAPTLTPAQEQRAVAIQKNLRCPLCDTGESIADSRSDISVKMRESVREQVAAGRTDGDIYVFFAQRYGNFVLLDPPRTGKGLLLWGAPLLALALGGAVLWSFLRRAPSSAPVTGLPDEPFDPFLEQVRRDTRAGTDTRAPGGPTDGGPA, encoded by the coding sequence ATGACCACCTCACCCCTGTCCCCGGTGCGCGGCGTGCTGGTCGCCCTGTTGTGCCTGCTGACCCTGCTGACCGGACGGGGAGCAGCACAACAGACCGGCGCCCAGCAGACCGGAGCCCAGCAGACCGGGGCGCCGACCCTGACGCCCGCGCAGGAGCAGCGCGCGGTCGCCATCCAGAAGAACCTGCGCTGCCCGCTGTGCGACACCGGCGAGTCCATCGCGGACTCCCGCAGCGACATCAGCGTGAAGATGCGCGAGTCCGTGCGCGAACAGGTCGCCGCCGGACGCACCGACGGGGACATCTACGTGTTCTTCGCGCAGCGCTACGGGAACTTCGTGCTGCTCGACCCGCCCCGGACCGGCAAGGGCCTGCTGCTGTGGGGCGCGCCCCTGCTGGCGCTGGCGCTGGGCGGGGCGGTCCTGTGGTCGTTCCTGCGGCGCGCGCCGAGCAGCGCTCCCGTGACGGGCCTGCCGGACGAACCGTTCGATCCGTTCCTGGAACAGGTGCGCCGTGACACCCGCGCCGGCACCGACACCCGCGCGCCCGGCGGCCCCACGGACGGAGGCCCGGCGTGA
- a CDS encoding vWA domain-containing protein: MPQRTQSARPSLSTAPLSRRPLPRRTWGALMGASLLLASCGGPAGTPAPTTPTATTMQLNGTRVLSPTQVQFGVTPLSGTQAATGTLSNPSVTFSTAGVSGTVSVCGQVSVQNTVTAAVTLDATGSMRSTDPDGKRRAAAKAFVARMTGGSQAAVLSFEATSTPSAGMLGSVLHQDLTADQTALNTAIDSATYASGGTNFYDAVVDAVKVASRAGRPNPIVLALTDGIDNSSSNSPDDAIAAAKAAGVPVYAIGLDATGSLDFTEMERIASETGGLFRSNVAAGDLDAYFSQLYNAFTAQGCLELNLAAAPAPGTTVAGTLSVDVTDYGKATSRLSVPFSYAVRDTIAPK; this comes from the coding sequence ATGCCCCAGCGCACCCAGTCTGCCCGGCCGTCCCTGTCCACCGCTCCGCTGTCCCGCCGCCCACTGCCTCGCCGCACCTGGGGCGCGCTGATGGGAGCGTCGCTGCTGCTGGCCTCGTGCGGCGGCCCCGCCGGAACGCCCGCTCCGACCACGCCCACCGCCACGACCATGCAACTGAACGGCACGCGCGTCCTCAGCCCCACGCAGGTGCAGTTCGGGGTGACGCCCCTGAGCGGCACGCAGGCCGCCACCGGCACGCTCAGCAACCCGTCCGTGACGTTCAGTACCGCCGGCGTGAGCGGCACGGTCAGCGTGTGCGGGCAGGTCAGCGTGCAGAACACCGTGACGGCCGCCGTCACCCTCGACGCGACCGGCAGCATGCGCAGCACCGACCCGGACGGGAAACGCCGCGCGGCCGCCAAGGCCTTCGTGGCGCGCATGACCGGCGGCAGTCAGGCGGCCGTGCTGTCCTTCGAGGCCACCAGTACGCCGTCGGCCGGCATGCTCGGCAGTGTGCTGCACCAGGACCTGACCGCCGATCAGACGGCGCTGAACACCGCCATCGACAGCGCCACGTACGCCAGTGGCGGCACCAACTTCTACGACGCGGTCGTGGACGCCGTGAAGGTCGCCAGCCGCGCCGGACGGCCCAACCCCATCGTGCTGGCCCTCACGGACGGCATCGACAACAGCAGCAGCAACTCGCCGGACGACGCCATCGCCGCCGCGAAGGCCGCCGGTGTGCCCGTGTACGCCATCGGCCTGGACGCCACGGGCAGCCTCGACTTCACCGAGATGGAACGCATCGCCAGCGAGACCGGCGGCCTGTTCCGCAGCAACGTCGCCGCCGGGGATCTCGACGCGTACTTCTCGCAGCTGTACAACGCCTTCACCGCGCAGGGCTGCCTGGAACTGAACCTCGCCGCAGCCCCCGCCCCCGGCACGACCGTCGCCGGAACCCTGTCCGTGGACGTCACCGACTACGGCAAGGCCACCTCACGCCTGAGCGTTCCGTTCAGTTACGCCGTCCGGGACACCATCGCGCCCAAGTAA
- a CDS encoding ubiquinol-cytochrome c reductase iron-sulfur subunit has protein sequence MPGDRTPARRLTRRALLERWWLLPVAGTAGTFGYMGWYATRVTTGKRTAGAPDFRPATPQRVAALSDLSGEWAEQTFTFAGRPCTVLRVPQDVPGALPDGGSFLIAYSRVCTHLGCNVNLVRDPEILAFAFNYRPPREEQHPQLGCRCHYSVFDPLRSGEAVFGKALLPLPRVQLQRRGADLWATGIEPAPDFTG, from the coding sequence GTGCCGGGTGACAGGACCCCGGCCCGCCGCCTGACCCGCCGCGCGCTGCTGGAACGCTGGTGGCTGCTGCCGGTGGCGGGCACGGCCGGCACGTTCGGATATATGGGCTGGTACGCCACGCGCGTCACGACCGGGAAACGCACGGCAGGCGCACCCGACTTCCGGCCTGCGACCCCGCAGCGCGTGGCGGCCCTGAGCGACCTGAGCGGCGAGTGGGCCGAGCAGACCTTCACCTTCGCCGGGCGGCCCTGCACGGTGCTGCGCGTCCCGCAGGACGTGCCGGGGGCGCTGCCGGACGGCGGGTCGTTCCTGATCGCTTACTCGCGGGTCTGCACGCACCTGGGCTGCAACGTGAACCTGGTGCGCGACCCGGAGATCCTGGCCTTCGCGTTCAATTACCGTCCGCCGCGCGAGGAGCAGCACCCGCAACTGGGCTGCCGCTGCCATTACAGCGTGTTCGATCCGCTGCGCTCCGGCGAGGCCGTGTTCGGCAAGGCGCTGCTCCCGCTGCCACGCGTGCAGTTGCAGCGGCGCGGCGCGGACCTGTGGGCCACCGGGATCGAACCTGCCCCAGACTTCACGGGATGA
- a CDS encoding c-type cytochrome codes for MTAVSLLLLLLVVGVTLWLVLEPLRSGQPSDPDAEPRARLEQDRDALYAELAALPDTDESQRRRPDLERRAALTLRALDALPPRPRPAPRTRTLALGALAAAFLLTAVGAVTFVPRWQLASLQPAEAANVQATLRLPGLKAQAERTGAAADYLAWGKAAFDSSRYDQAVTAYGNALKLDPRQPEALRRLGILLLTRGEQTGETLSAEDAQRAALLIRTGAQLAPDEPESQLLLGFALARFGQDDQALAALERYRTLDPSGRDADDLITAIRARQNDSDPALRVYAASCASCHGPSGGGGIGPSLRDSALTREAARQVIVQGQGAMPAYPDLKTDDLNALLDLLESWQDTGSR; via the coding sequence GTGACCGCCGTGAGCCTGCTGCTTCTGCTGCTGGTCGTGGGGGTCACGCTATGGCTGGTGCTGGAACCCCTGCGGTCCGGTCAGCCCAGCGACCCGGACGCCGAACCGCGCGCCCGGCTGGAGCAGGACCGCGACGCGCTGTACGCGGAACTGGCCGCGCTGCCCGACACCGACGAGTCGCAGCGCCGCCGTCCGGACCTGGAACGCCGCGCCGCGCTGACCCTGCGCGCCCTGGACGCCCTGCCGCCCCGCCCGCGCCCCGCGCCGCGCACCCGCACCCTGGCCCTCGGGGCGCTGGCCGCCGCCTTCCTCCTGACTGCCGTGGGCGCCGTGACCTTCGTGCCGCGCTGGCAGCTGGCGTCCCTGCAACCGGCCGAGGCCGCGAACGTGCAGGCCACACTGCGCCTGCCGGGCCTGAAAGCGCAGGCCGAGCGGACCGGCGCGGCCGCCGATTACCTCGCGTGGGGCAAGGCGGCCTTCGATTCCTCCCGGTACGATCAGGCGGTCACGGCGTACGGGAACGCCCTGAAGCTCGACCCCCGGCAACCCGAGGCGCTGCGCCGGCTGGGCATCCTGCTCCTCACGCGCGGCGAGCAGACCGGCGAGACCCTGAGTGCCGAGGACGCGCAGCGGGCCGCGCTGCTGATCCGCACGGGCGCGCAACTCGCGCCGGACGAACCGGAATCGCAGCTGCTGCTGGGCTTCGCACTGGCCCGTTTCGGGCAGGACGATCAGGCGCTGGCGGCGCTGGAACGCTACCGCACCCTGGACCCCAGTGGCCGCGACGCAGACGACCTGATCACCGCCATCCGCGCCCGCCAGAACGACAGCGACCCCGCGCTGCGCGTGTACGCCGCCAGCTGCGCCAGCTGCCACGGCCCCAGCGGCGGCGGCGGTATCGGCCCCAGCCTGCGCGACTCGGCCCTGACCCGCGAGGCCGCGCGGCAGGTGATCGTGCAGGGCCAGGGCGCCATGCCCGCCTACCCGGACCTGAAGACGGACGACCTGAACGCCCTGCTGGACCTGCTGGAAAGCTGGCAGGACACCGGGAGCCGCTGA